In Panthera uncia isolate 11264 chromosome B4, Puncia_PCG_1.0, whole genome shotgun sequence, one genomic interval encodes:
- the CCDC184 gene encoding coiled-coil domain-containing protein 184, whose protein sequence is MEDGLLEIMTKDGGDMPAPLEVSTVPAVGDVISGEYNGGMKELMEHLKAQLQALFEDVRAMRGALDEQASHIQVLSDDVCANQRAIVSMCQIMTTAPRQGGLGVVGGKGSFPGARQEPETPSPGIGDSGLLGRDPEDEDDDEEEEKEMPSSATPTSHCERPESPCAGLLGGDGPLVEPLDLPDITLLQLEGEASL, encoded by the coding sequence ATGGAGGACGGTCTGCTGGAGATCATGACCAAGGACGGCGGCGACATGCCGGCACCTCTGGAGGTGTCCACCGTGCCGGCCGTGGGGGACGTGATCTCCGGGGAGTACAACGGCGGCATGAAGGAACTGATGGAGCACCTGAAGGCCCAGCTGCAGGCCCTGTTTGAGGACGTGAGGGCCATGCGGGGGGCCCTGGACGAGCAGGCCTCGCACATCCAGGTGCTCTCGGACGACGTGTGCGCCAACCAGCGGGCCATCGTCTCCATGTGCCAGATTATGACCACGGCGCCCCGCCAGGGCGGTCTGGGCGTGGTCGGCGGCAAGGGGAGCTTCCCGGGTGCCCGCCAAGAGCCGGAGACCCCTTCGCCTGGGATCGGGGACAGCGGTTTGCTGGGTCGCGATCCTGAGGACGAGGACGACgatgaagaagaggagaaggagatgcCCAGCTCCGCCACACCCACTAGTCACTGTGAGCGCCCCGAGAGCCCCTGTGCTGGTCTCCTTGGGGGGGACGGGCCACTTGTGGAGCCCCTCGATCTGCCCGACATTACCCTGCTGCAGCTGGAGGGCGAGGCCTCTCTGTGA
- the LOC125919840 gene encoding olfactory receptor 10AD1, translated as MVDLRNGSTVTEFILVGFEQSTSSTLALLFALFLALYSLAMAMNGLIIFITWTDPRLNSPMYFFLGHLSFLDVCFITTTIPQMLIHLVVKNHTVSFASCLTQMYLVFGVGVAECILLAFMAYDRYVAICHPLSYAQIMSRQVCVRLVSTAWFFGLINGILLDYMTFRGPFCRDNHIENFFCEAPIVEGEYGQECCKIGMSDLNCLLKGEHFLIQGPGLWEAGAPTDLAGAGARRQRSNAREADALVVSPPSASALVPEPGRHTKSPQRLRKRTMPKLPMRLWALTRLRRVKKMGVVSTKQTNKQNKPAANHPSPTSRITVMAANERLLGRAGAGLR; from the exons ATGGTGGACCTAAGGAATGGGAGCACAGTGACAGAGTTTATCCTCGTGGGCTTCGAGCAGAGCACCTCTTCCACTCTGGCATTGCTCTTTGCCCTCTTCCTAGCCCTCTACAGTCTTGCCATGGCCATGAATGGCCTCATCATCTTCATCACCTGGACAGACCCCAGACTCAACagccccatgtacttcttccttgGCCATCTGTCCTTCCTGGATGTCTgcttcatcaccaccaccatcccacAGATGCTAATCCACCTGGTGGTCAAGAACCACACTGTCTCCTTTGCCTCCTGCTTGACCCAGATGTACCTGGTTTTTGGTGTAGGTGTGGCCGAGTGCATCCTCTTGGCTTTTATGGCCTATGACCGTTATGTTGCTATCTGCCACCCACTCAGCTATGCACAGATCATGAGCCGGCAGGTCTGTGTGAGGCTGGTGAGTACTGCCTGGTTCTTTGGGCTGATCAATGGCATTCTGCTTGATTATATGACATTTCGTGGTCCATTCTGTAGAGACAACCACATAGAAAACTTCTTCTGTGAGGCCCCCATA GTGGAGGGTGAGTATGGCCAGGAATGTTGTAAAATCGGGATGAGCGACCTAAACTGTCTTCTCAAGGGCGAGCACTTTCTCATTCAAGGACCTGGGCTCTGGGAGGCCGGGGCACCAACGGACCTTGCAGGGGCAGGGGCGCGGAGGCAGCGCTCCAACGCCAGAGAAGCCGACGCCTTGGTGGTGTCTCCTCCTTCAGCCTCTGCCCTGGTTCCTGAGCCCGGGAGGCACACGAAAAGCCCCCAGCGACTGCGAAAACGCAC CATGCCCAAACTACCCATGAGGCTTTGGGCCCTGACCCGATTGCGGAGGGTAAAGAAGATGGGCGTGGTCagcactaaacaaacaaacaaacaaaacaaacctgcgGCCAATCACCCTTCCCCAACTTCTCGGATCACCGTTATGGCAGCCAATGAGCGTCTTCTTGGCCGCGCTGGGGCGGGATTGCGCTAA